Proteins from a single region of Pangasianodon hypophthalmus isolate fPanHyp1 chromosome 7, fPanHyp1.pri, whole genome shotgun sequence:
- the pde6a gene encoding rod cGMP-specific 3',5'-cyclic phosphodiesterase subunit alpha: MAVVDQDVAEKFLDSNPAFAKQYYDSHFRAQVVSNLLSTSKKTAVDISQYHDLSSVEESEFVFDMVRDFQDHLQMERALFNLMRHLSFIIRADRMSLFMYRQRNGTAELATRLFNVHKYATLEECLVPPDSEIVYPLDMGILGHVATVKKTVNVPDVTQCPHFSDFVDTLIEYETKNVLATPIMNGKDMVAVIMAVNKIGGSCFTTQDEETLDKYLNFANLVLRVFHLSYLHNCETRRGQVLLWSASKVFEELTDIERQFHKALYTVRAFLNCDRYSVGLLDMTKTKEFFDLWPVLMGEVPPYSGPKTPDGREIIFYKVIDYILHGKEDIKVIPNPPADHWALVSGLPTYVAENGLICNIMNAAQDDFFNFQKEPLDESGWTVKNVLSLPIVNKKEEIVGVATFYNRKDGKPFDEMDETLMESLTQFLGWSVLNTDTYDKMNKLENRKDIFQDMVLYHVKCRKDEIQNILNTREVYEKEPDECEEDELEDILAETLPDPEESEIYEFHFCDFEHTELDLVKCGISMYYELGVVDKFHIPREVLVRFVYSVSKGYRRITYHNWRHGFNVGQTMFTLLMTGDLKRYYTDLEAMAMVTAGLCHDIDHRGTNNLYQMKSGNPLAKLHGSSILERHHLEFGKTLLRDEGLNIYQNLNRRQHDIVIHLMDVAIIATDLALYFKKRAMFQKIVDQSKTYENWTDWTKYMMLETTRKEIVMAMMMTACDLSAIAKPWEIQSKVALSVAAEFWEQGDLERTVLQQQPIPMMDRNKADELPKLQCGFIDFVCSFVYKEFSRFHVQITPMLDRLLNNRKEWNALKEIHEAKLAKIEEAKKAKEEAAAAAAAAKQASAAQASQSKTCVLS, from the exons ATGGCTGTAGTAGATCAGGATGTGGCTGAAAAGTTTCTGGACAGTAATCCTGCCTTTGCCAAGCAATACTATGATTCCCACTTTAGGGCCCAGGTTGTGTCGAACCTGCTGTCCACATCCAAGAAGACTGCAGTGGACATCAGCCAGTACCATGACCTGAGCTCTGTGGAGGAGAGCGAGTTTGTGTTTGACATGGTGCGGGACTTTCAGGACCACCTACAGATGGAGAGGGCTCTGTTCAACCTCATGCGCCATCTAAGCTTCATAATACGTGCTGACCGCATGAGCCTGTTCATGTACCGGCAGAGGAATGGCACGGCCGAGCTGGCCACTCGCCTCTTCAATGTCCACAAATATGCCACATTGGAGGAGTGCCTGGTCCCTCCAGACAGTGAGATTGTGTATCCACTGGACATGGGTATTTTGGGTCATGTTGCCACCGTCAAGAAGACAGTTAATGTACCTGATGTGACACAG TGCCCCCACTTCAGTGACTTTGTGGACACACTGATAGAGTATGAGACTAAGAACGTACTGGCGACTCCCATCATGAACGGGAAGGACATGGTGGCTGTCATAATGGCGGTGAACAAGATTGGTGGCTCCTGTTTCACCACACAGGATGAAGAG acgCTAGACAAATATTTGAACTTTGCCAATCTTGTTCTTCGAGTGTTTCATCTGAGCTACTTGCACAACTGTGAAACCAGAAGAGGACAG GTTTTGCTCTGGTCTGCCAGCAAAGTGTTTGAGGAGCTGACAGATATTGAGAGGCAGTTCCACAAAGCCCTGTACACTGTGCGAGCCTTTCTCAACTGTGACCGCTACTCCGTGGGCCTTTTGGACATGACCAAGACAAAA GAGTTCTTTGACCTTTGGCCTGTTCTGATGGGTGAGGTGCCTCCATATTCAGGACCAAAGACTCCTGATGGCAGA GAAATCATCTTTTATAAAGTGATTGATTATATATTACATGGAAAGGAGGACATTAAAGTAATACC GAACCCCCCTGCTGATCACTGGGCTCTGGTCAGTGGATTGCCCACCTATGTGGCTGAAAATGGCCTG ATCTGTAACATCATGAATGCTGCCCAGGATGACTTCTTCAACTTTCAA AAAGAGCCTTTGGATGAATCTGGCTGGACTGTAAAGAACGTCTTGTCTCTACCCATCGTGAACAAGAAAGAGGAAATAGTTGGCGTGGCAACATTCTATAACAGGAAAGATGGAAAGCCGTTCGATGAAATGGACGAAACACTAATGGAG TCCCTAACTCAGTTCCTGGGCTGGTCAGTGCTCAACACAGACACTTACGATAAGATGAACAAGCTAGAGAATCGCAAGGACATCTTTCAGGACATGGTGCTTTACCATGTCAAGTGCAGAAAGGATGAGATCCAGAACATCTTG AATACTCGTGAGGTGTATGAGAAAGAACCAGATGAATGTGAAGAAGATGAACTGGAAGACattctg GCAGAAACTTTACCAGACCCAGAGGAATCAGAGATCTATGAGTTTCATTTCTGTGACTTTGAGCATACTGAGCTGGACCTGGTTAAGTGTGGTATTTCCATGTACTATGAGCTGGGAGTGGTGGACAAGTTTCATATACCTCGTGAG GTGCTGGTGAGATTCGTGTACTCAGTCAGTAAAGGCTATAGAAGGATTACCTACCACAACTGGAGACATGGCTTCAATGTGGGCCAGACGATGTTCACACTTCTCATG ACTGGTGACCTGAAGCGCTACTACACAGATTTGGAGGCCATGGCCATGGTCACAGCTGGTTTATGCCACGATATCGATCACCGCGGGACAAACAACCTCTACCAAATGAA ATCTGGGAACCCGCTAGCAAAGCTGCATGGTTCTTCCATTCTCGAGAGGCACCATCTGGAGTTTGGTAAAACCCTGCTGAGAGATGAA GGTTTGAATATCTACCAGAATCTTAATCGACGGCAACACGACATTGTCATCCATTTGATGGATGTAGCTATTATTGCCACAGACTTGGCTTTGTATTTCAA GAAAAGGGCCATGTTTCAAAAAATTGTGGATCAATCCAAAACCTATGAGAACTGGACCGACTGGACCAAGTACATGATGCTGGAGACGACCAGGAAAGAAATTGTGAT GGCGATGATGATGACTGCCTGTGATTTGTCTGCTATTGCCAAGCCCTGGGAGATCCAGAGCAAG GTGGCACTCTCTGTGGCTGCGGAGTTCTGGGAGCAGGGTGACCTGGAGAGGACTGTGCTCCAGCAACAACCTATT CCCATGATGGACAGAAACAAAGCAGATGAACTACCCAAACTGCAGTGCGGTTTCATCGATTTCGTCTGCTCCTTTGTGTACAAG GAGTTCTCTCGCTTCCACGTGCAGATTACACCCATGCTGGACAGGCTACTGAACAACAGGAAGGAGTGGAACGCTCTTAAAGAAATACATGAGGCCAAACTGGCGAAGATTGAGGAAGCCAAGAAGGCTAAGGAAGAGGCTGCAGCTGCGGCAGCAGCCGCCAAACAGG CAAGCGCAGCCCAGGCATCCCAGTCCAAGACCTGTGTCCTCAGCTGA